A single Populus alba chromosome 7, ASM523922v2, whole genome shotgun sequence DNA region contains:
- the LOC118040324 gene encoding guanosine nucleotide diphosphate dissociation inhibitor At5g09550 encodes MDEDYDVIVLGTGLKECILSGLFSVDGLKVLHMDRNDYYGGESTSLNLNQLWKRFRGSDTPPESLGVSKEYNVDMIPKFIIANGGLVRVLIHTDVTKYLHFKAVDGSFVYNKGKIYKVPATDVEALKSPLMGLFEKRRARKFFIFVQDYEENDPKSHEGLDLTKVTAREVISKYGLEDDTIDFIGHALALHLDDSYLDQPALDFVKRMKLYADSLARFQGGSPYIYPLYGLAELPQSFARLSAVYGGTYMLNKPECKVEFDESGKAISVTSEGETAKCKKVVCDPSYLPNKVKNVGKVARAICIMSHPIPLTSDSHSAQVILPQKQLGRKSDMYLFCCSYAHNVAPQGKYIAFVSAEAETDNPELELKPGIDLLGPVDEIFYETYDRYVPTNTMEDDNCFISTSYDATTHFETTVQDVIAIYGEITGKTLDLSVDLSAASAAAE; translated from the exons ATGGATGAAGACTACGATGTAATTGTTCTAGGAACCGGTCTCAAGGAATGCATTCTCAGCGGTCTTTTTTCTGTTGATGGACTCAAA GTATTGCATATGGATCGCAATGATTATTATGGTGGAGAATCTACATCTCTTAATCTTAATCAG CTATGGAAGCGTTTTAGGGGAAGTGATACACCTCCAGAGAGCTTGGGTGTAAGCAAGGAGTACAATGTTGATATGATACCTAAG tttatCATCGCCAATGGTGGTTTGGTCCGTGTTTTGATACACACAGATGTTACTAAGTATCTTCATTTTAAGGCTGTTGATGGTAGTTTTGTGTACAACAAAGGGAAG ATCTACAAAGTCCCAGCAACTGATGTGGAAGCACTAAAATCACCATTGATGGGATTGTTTGAGAAACGTCGTGCTCGAAAGTTCTTCATTTTTGTCCAAGACTATGAGGAAAATGATCCCAAATCTCATGAGGGTCTGGACTTGACCAAAGTTACAGCAAGAGAGGTTATCTC AAAATATGGGCTTGAAGATGATACAATTGACTTTATTGGCCATGCCTTGGCTCTTCATCTTGATGATAGTTACTTAGATCAACCAGCTTTGGATTTTGTGAAGAGAATGAAG CTTTATGCAGATTCTTTGGCACGTTTCCAAGGAGGATCACCCTATATCTATCCACTTTATGGACTAGCAGAATTGCCTCAG TCATTTGCACGCTTAAGTGCAGTATATGGTGGAACTTACATGCTTAACAAGCCAGAATGTAAG GTAGAGTTTGACGAGAGTGGTAAAGCCATTAGTGTCACCTCAGAAGGAGAAACTGCTAAATGCAAGAAAGTTGTTTGTGACCCATCATATTTGCCAAACAAG GTTAAGAATGTCGGGAAAGTTGCTCGTGCTATATGTATAATGAGCCATCCTATTCCTCTCACTAGTGATTCTCACTCTGCGCAAGTTATTCTGCCACAGAAGCAACTTGGACGCAAATCAGACAT GTACCTCTTCTGTTGTTCTTATGCTCATAATGTTGCTCCACAAGGAAAATACATTGCTTTTGTTTCAGCTGAAGCTGAGACAGACAACCCTGAGCTAGAACTAAAGCCAGGAATTGACTTGTTGGGTCCAGTAGATGAGATTTTCTATGAAACTTATGACAGATATGTGCCCACAAATACTATGGAAGATGATAATTGCTTCATTTCAACT AGCTATGATGCAACAACACATTTTGAGACCACGGTACAAGATGTGATTGCAATATATGGTGAGATAACTGGAAAG ACTCTTGATCTTTCTGTGGATTTGAGTGCTGCAAGCGCTGCTGCTGAATAA